Proteins found in one Nitrosopumilus maritimus SCM1 genomic segment:
- a CDS encoding shikimate kinase, giving the protein MAKAKATVHGAVSIVNAIANQKGATLGIDLKVEAIVETTPGKGIVIQSENKTLSSRLINKTVEKIVSKKDLEKNKITITLDSEIPTGYGLKSSSAISSAVALGCAKIFKSKFTDQQILLAGVDASIESKVSITGAYDDACSCYYGGFNVTDNAKKKRMSFEKGPSNLIAVIFIPKNRKRGNLKKLKVLSSVFDHAWDLAKKANYWEAMIINGLATASILSSNPDVITGLIERGALGASVSGNGPAIAAITKKENESNIKKAFSSLEGKIIVAKVSNKKAEVHEV; this is encoded by the coding sequence ATGGCAAAAGCAAAAGCAACGGTTCATGGTGCAGTTTCAATAGTAAATGCAATCGCAAATCAAAAAGGGGCAACTCTAGGAATAGACCTAAAGGTTGAAGCCATAGTAGAGACAACTCCGGGAAAAGGCATAGTAATTCAATCAGAAAACAAAACACTCAGTTCTAGATTAATCAACAAAACAGTTGAAAAAATTGTTTCAAAAAAAGACCTTGAGAAAAACAAAATAACCATCACATTAGATTCAGAAATTCCTACAGGATATGGATTGAAGAGTTCTAGTGCAATATCTTCTGCAGTCGCATTGGGATGTGCAAAAATTTTCAAATCTAAATTCACTGATCAACAAATTCTACTTGCAGGAGTTGATGCATCAATAGAATCCAAAGTAAGTATTACTGGAGCATATGATGATGCATGCTCATGCTATTATGGTGGATTTAATGTGACAGATAATGCAAAAAAGAAAAGAATGAGTTTTGAAAAAGGCCCTTCAAATTTGATTGCAGTGATATTTATTCCAAAAAATAGAAAACGCGGAAATCTAAAAAAACTCAAAGTGTTATCATCAGTTTTTGATCATGCTTGGGATTTAGCAAAGAAAGCAAACTATTGGGAAGCAATGATAATTAACGGATTGGCTACAGCATCAATTCTTAGCTCAAATCCAGATGTGATAACAGGATTAATTGAACGAGGAGCTTTAGGAGCATCGGTTTCAGGAAACGGTCCAGCAATTGCAGCAATTACAAAGAAAGAAAATGAATCCAATATCAAAAAAGCATTTTCGTCATTAGAAGGAAAAATTATAGTTGCAAAAGTCAGTAACAAAAAGGCTGAAGTACATGAAGTGTAA
- the aroC gene encoding chorismate synthase — MLSGSSIGQRLVLTSFGESHGKSIGAVLDGCPAGLEIDEKDIQKMLDQRKPGQNLISTQRKEGDVVEIISGVFRGHTTGAPITMVIWNSDQKSKDYENLKTKLRPGHSDYPAMMKYNQYNDHRGGGRFSGRLTATHVMGGAIARKLLKVTLGIETNSYTSQIGKIKMERQFNEKMISSIYKNEVRCPETKTAKMMRASILDARKKGDSLGGIIESITTNVPVGLGEPIFSSLESDLSKAMFSIPSVKGVEFGSGFKGSEMYGSENNDLYTIKRGKIVTKTNNSGGILGGISNGMPITMRVAFKPASSISQKQSTVDIKTKKETTLQVKGRHDPCVVPRAPPVVDSLVALTIADHALISGQIKPVL; from the coding sequence ATGTTGTCAGGAAGTTCTATTGGTCAGCGCCTTGTGTTGACAAGTTTTGGAGAGAGTCATGGAAAATCTATTGGGGCAGTTTTAGACGGATGTCCTGCAGGATTAGAGATTGATGAAAAAGATATTCAAAAAATGTTAGACCAAAGAAAACCAGGTCAAAATCTAATTTCAACACAAAGAAAAGAAGGAGACGTTGTAGAGATTATCTCAGGAGTGTTTAGAGGACATACAACCGGAGCTCCAATAACAATGGTAATTTGGAATAGTGATCAAAAATCAAAAGATTATGAAAATTTGAAAACAAAACTCAGACCAGGACATTCAGACTATCCTGCTATGATGAAATATAATCAATATAATGACCACCGAGGAGGAGGACGATTTTCAGGAAGATTAACTGCTACACATGTAATGGGCGGTGCGATTGCACGTAAACTTCTCAAAGTTACATTAGGTATTGAAACAAATTCTTACACATCTCAAATTGGAAAAATAAAGATGGAAAGACAATTCAATGAAAAAATGATAAGTTCAATTTACAAAAACGAAGTAAGGTGTCCTGAAACAAAAACTGCAAAAATGATGAGAGCAAGTATTTTGGATGCAAGAAAAAAAGGAGATTCATTAGGAGGAATCATTGAATCAATTACAACAAATGTACCAGTTGGTTTAGGAGAACCAATTTTTAGTTCACTAGAATCAGATTTGAGTAAAGCAATGTTTTCTATTCCATCAGTAAAAGGAGTAGAGTTTGGTTCAGGATTCAAAGGTTCAGAGATGTACGGTTCAGAAAATAATGATTTGTACACCATAAAAAGAGGAAAAATTGTTACAAAGACAAACAATTCAGGCGGAATATTAGGTGGAATCTCAAATGGCATGCCCATTACCATGAGAGTAGCATTCAAGCCCGCATCATCAATTTCACAAAAACAAAGTACTGTTGACATCAAGACCAAAAAAGAAACCACACTTCAAGTGAAAGGAAGACACGATCCATGTGTCGTTCCAAGAGCACCACCAGTAGTTGATTCTCTTGTAGCACTAACAATTGCAGATCATGCACTAATTTCGGGTCAAATCAAGCCTGTTTTGTAA
- the aroA gene encoding 3-phosphoshikimate 1-carboxyvinyltransferase encodes MKCKVEKSKISGQIVCPSNKSYTHRAIFLASLAGNGSKVENVLLSADTMATVEACKKFGASIEIENSSIIVKNPIKFDKIVPEINTENSGTTIRIASGIASLFSEEITLTGDESLQKRPMQPLLDALSSIGAQCQSTDGKPPIKITGKISGGDVTIPGNFSSQFISALLISAPLTEKGINLSIKDNLVSKPYLDATIATMRKFGVSVQTLIPYKRYNISPQVYNAATFTVPIDFSSLALLLSAAVLNGDETVIKGNIGNLPQGDEVFIDILEQLGVTVNIGEDEIKIKSPEKLKGGRFDLSNSPDLLPPLTILALNSENPIEIVNVKHARLKETDRIAITSRELVKLGIKVQENEDGLILESTENLTGAELNSENDHRLFMAFCIAGMYVGNCVVTDPESVQVSYPDFVEEMNRIGARIQPE; translated from the coding sequence ATGAAGTGTAAAGTAGAAAAATCAAAAATTTCAGGACAAATTGTTTGTCCTTCAAACAAGAGCTATACTCATAGAGCAATATTTCTTGCATCACTTGCAGGAAATGGCAGCAAGGTGGAAAATGTACTATTATCAGCAGACACCATGGCAACAGTTGAAGCATGTAAAAAATTTGGAGCATCCATTGAGATTGAAAATTCATCAATAATTGTAAAAAATCCCATAAAATTTGACAAAATCGTGCCTGAAATCAATACTGAAAATTCAGGAACCACAATAAGAATAGCCTCAGGAATCGCTAGTTTGTTTTCAGAAGAGATTACGTTAACAGGGGATGAGAGTCTTCAAAAAAGACCCATGCAGCCTCTCTTAGACGCACTATCAAGTATTGGAGCACAATGCCAATCAACTGATGGAAAACCACCAATCAAAATTACAGGAAAGATTTCAGGTGGAGATGTTACAATTCCAGGAAACTTTTCTAGTCAATTCATTTCTGCATTATTAATCAGTGCGCCATTGACTGAAAAGGGAATCAATCTTTCAATTAAAGATAATCTAGTATCAAAACCATATCTTGATGCCACCATTGCAACTATGAGAAAGTTTGGAGTAAGCGTACAAACATTAATTCCATATAAAAGATACAACATTTCACCTCAAGTTTACAATGCGGCAACATTTACAGTTCCAATTGATTTTTCTAGTCTTGCATTATTGTTATCAGCAGCAGTACTTAATGGAGATGAAACTGTAATCAAAGGAAATATTGGAAATTTACCACAAGGGGATGAAGTCTTTATTGACATACTAGAGCAATTAGGAGTAACTGTAAATATTGGAGAAGATGAAATTAAAATCAAATCTCCTGAAAAACTAAAAGGAGGAAGATTTGATTTGAGTAATTCTCCAGATCTTTTACCACCACTAACAATACTTGCATTAAATTCAGAAAATCCAATTGAGATTGTAAATGTAAAACATGCAAGACTAAAAGAGACAGACAGAATTGCAATAACATCAAGAGAGTTAGTTAAACTTGGAATTAAAGTTCAAGAAAATGAAGATGGTTTGATTTTAGAATCAACAGAGAATCTTACCGGTGCAGAATTAAATTCTGAAAATGACCACAGACTATTCATGGCGTTTTGTATTGCAGGAATGTATGTTGGAAATTGTGTTGTAACAGATCCTGAATCAGTCCAAGTTTCTTATCCAGATTTCGTCGAAGAGATGAATAGGATTGGAGCAAGAATTCAACCAGAATAA
- a CDS encoding aminotransferase class I/II-fold pyridoxal phosphate-dependent enzyme, whose translation MSDINDLRNKMDEVTLQMIKLLKDRTDIAKQIGEVKKNIGKGVTDESREDNLREKVISLGQEIGLDEKIATKFLNFLLNESIKVQSSNKQTHLSIFLKAKELEQQGKNIIHMEVGEPDFLPPTIVKDALEEVYDKGFLKYGQAKGMPIFREALAKHVNKKFNANVSQENIIVSPGARFSIFTAITTLLNPGDEIVVIEPAWPAYKDCALNSGIKVRTINTSFENKWEPSIEQIQNTINSNTKMIVLNYPNNPTGKILPEKLQDQIIEIAKKNNLYVLSDEIYSEYVKSSWKSILSYNYEKSIVTQSFSKSHAMTGFRIGYAIADANVIEKMSKLEALCLTNVSEPIQYIAMKALEADTSNNNKTVQSRLDVLIQKANEMNLDIIVPDGAMYIFARVNKEGFDGVQFANNILERGLAVAPGEGFGDYKNFIRISACQDEKTLIEGMNILKEIMSEDQ comes from the coding sequence ATGTCAGATATCAACGACTTACGAAATAAGATGGACGAAGTTACACTTCAAATGATAAAGCTGCTCAAAGATAGAACAGACATTGCAAAACAGATTGGAGAAGTAAAGAAAAACATTGGTAAAGGAGTAACTGATGAATCACGTGAAGATAATCTTAGAGAAAAGGTGATTTCACTAGGTCAAGAGATTGGATTAGATGAAAAAATTGCTACAAAGTTTTTGAATTTTCTATTAAATGAATCAATCAAAGTTCAATCATCAAATAAACAGACTCATCTTTCAATATTTCTTAAAGCTAAAGAATTGGAGCAACAAGGAAAAAATATTATCCATATGGAAGTAGGGGAGCCTGACTTTTTACCACCAACAATTGTAAAAGATGCATTAGAGGAAGTGTATGATAAAGGATTTCTAAAATACGGTCAAGCAAAAGGAATGCCAATTTTTAGAGAAGCATTAGCAAAACATGTAAATAAAAAATTCAATGCAAATGTATCTCAAGAAAATATCATAGTTAGTCCAGGTGCCAGATTCTCAATCTTTACAGCAATCACTACACTCCTAAATCCAGGTGATGAAATAGTCGTAATTGAGCCTGCATGGCCAGCCTACAAAGATTGTGCGTTAAATTCAGGAATCAAAGTTAGAACAATAAACACATCTTTTGAAAATAAGTGGGAACCTTCTATAGAACAAATTCAAAATACAATTAACTCAAATACAAAAATGATTGTTCTGAATTATCCAAACAATCCAACAGGAAAAATTCTTCCAGAAAAATTACAAGATCAGATTATTGAAATTGCAAAAAAGAACAACCTCTATGTATTAAGTGACGAGATTTATTCAGAATATGTAAAATCAAGTTGGAAGAGTATCTTGAGTTACAATTATGAAAAAAGTATTGTAACACAATCATTTTCAAAGTCACATGCAATGACAGGATTTAGAATAGGATATGCAATTGCAGATGCAAATGTTATTGAAAAGATGTCAAAATTAGAAGCATTGTGTCTGACAAATGTATCAGAACCAATACAATACATTGCCATGAAGGCATTAGAAGCAGATACATCCAACAATAATAAAACAGTCCAAAGCAGACTGGATGTATTGATTCAAAAAGCAAATGAAATGAATTTAGATATTATAGTTCCAGATGGCGCAATGTACATCTTTGCTAGAGTCAATAAAGAAGGATTTGACGGAGTTCAGTTTGCAAATAACATATTGGAAAGAGGTTTGGCAGTGGCTCCAGGAGAAGGATTTGGAGATTATAAAAATTTCATCAGAATTTCTGCATGCCAAGACGAGAAGACACTAATTGAAGGAATGAATATACTAAAGGAGATTATGAGTGAAGATCAATGA
- the aroD gene encoding type I 3-dehydroquinate dehydratase, whose translation MKYKTCVSIAEKTPNKVKQTLKIALKKSDFVEIRFDFLKIEQIPQTLELIKKDLKKSVCTLRPKTEGGQFPGNEKERIAIIKLIAEYNPYLLDVEFNTLKRNSSLVKYLKSTKTKLLVSWHDFKKTPSSAELKKKMNQMSKFSNFVKIVSTAKSTDDSTRMLELYSKKGKNNLISFAMGDFGRISRILCLYLGSPYTYVSLGKPVAPGQFSVDEVNKITNLKK comes from the coding sequence ATGAAGTACAAAACTTGTGTATCAATTGCAGAAAAAACACCTAACAAAGTCAAACAAACATTAAAGATTGCTTTAAAAAAATCAGATTTTGTTGAGATAAGATTTGATTTTCTAAAAATTGAACAAATTCCACAAACATTAGAACTAATCAAAAAAGATTTGAAAAAATCAGTATGTACCTTAAGACCAAAAACTGAAGGAGGTCAATTTCCAGGAAATGAAAAAGAAAGAATTGCAATAATAAAACTGATTGCAGAGTATAATCCGTATTTACTTGATGTAGAGTTTAACACTCTGAAACGAAATTCATCACTAGTAAAATATCTAAAATCAACAAAAACAAAACTACTTGTTTCATGGCATGACTTTAAGAAAACTCCAAGTTCTGCAGAGTTAAAAAAGAAAATGAATCAGATGAGTAAATTCTCAAATTTTGTAAAAATTGTCAGCACAGCAAAATCAACTGATGATTCAACAAGAATGCTTGAGTTATACAGCAAGAAAGGAAAAAACAACCTAATCTCATTTGCAATGGGCGATTTTGGCAGAATTTCAAGGATTTTGTGCCTGTATTTGGGCAGTCCATACACGTATGTCTCTCTAGGAAAGCCAGTTGCACCAGGTCAGTTCAGTGTTGACGAAGTAAATAAAATCACTAACTTGAAAAAATAA
- the aroE gene encoding shikimate dehydrogenase yields the protein MGKTFAVIGDPIDHSLSPNIHSAAFRELNLDCSYIAYRIPKDELGEGIEGLKKIQIAGFNVTIPHKIEMMKYLDKIDESCSLIGAVNTVVSNDGVLKGYNTDMDGFLEPLKKRNIEIENSNVLLLGAGGAARAIVAGFAKEKAKSITIANRTIEKANNLVEFAKKISLDANAITIDQVGESAKDYNIIVNATSIGLQNESSPISFEGVNEKTVVYDIVYLPMNTDFLKKAKEKNATIIFGYEMLLGQAVRAFEIWHGMEAPYNAMKKALLGGF from the coding sequence ATGGGAAAGACATTTGCAGTTATTGGAGATCCAATTGATCATTCTTTATCACCAAACATCCACAGTGCAGCATTTAGAGAATTAAATCTAGATTGCTCATACATTGCATATAGAATTCCAAAAGATGAGTTAGGTGAAGGAATTGAAGGTTTGAAAAAAATCCAAATTGCAGGATTCAATGTAACTATTCCTCACAAAATTGAAATGATGAAATATTTGGATAAAATTGACGAGTCTTGTAGTTTGATTGGTGCAGTAAATACTGTTGTAAGCAATGACGGAGTGCTAAAAGGATACAATACAGATATGGATGGTTTTCTAGAGCCATTAAAGAAACGAAATATAGAGATTGAAAACTCCAATGTACTTTTGTTAGGTGCAGGAGGTGCTGCAAGAGCAATTGTAGCTGGGTTTGCAAAAGAAAAAGCAAAAAGCATTACAATTGCAAATAGAACAATAGAAAAAGCAAATAATCTAGTAGAATTTGCAAAAAAAATCAGTCTTGATGCAAATGCCATAACTATAGACCAAGTTGGAGAATCTGCAAAAGATTACAACATTATTGTAAATGCAACATCAATAGGATTGCAAAATGAATCTAGCCCAATATCATTTGAAGGAGTTAATGAAAAAACAGTGGTGTATGATATTGTGTATTTGCCAATGAATACAGATTTTCTAAAAAAAGCAAAAGAAAAAAACGCCACTATAATTTTTGGATATGAGATGCTATTAGGTCAGGCAGTCAGAGCGTTTGAGATTTGGCACGGCATGGAAGCACCTTATAATGCCATGAAAAAAGCATTGTTAGGAGGATTCTGA